Below is a window of Oryza brachyantha chromosome 10, ObraRS2, whole genome shotgun sequence DNA.
TCGATAGCCATCTGTCGTTTTCTTGTAACTTTTTCTTTCTATCTTAATTACATTGAATGATAACCCTTGGTCATtccggtaaaaaaaaagctcagaAAATTTACTGGAtccgccgctgctgccaaCTGTAATCGTTCTTCCCCTTTTCAGTCGATCGGTGTGCGGTGCCATACTACCATTGGCTTGACCGTGCTCACTGGATTTAAGATGTGTGCCGCTTGGAGGAACAGAGCAATCTTCATTCTTTTTATCGATCGTAATATATACATGGATAACAACAGACGATATAATTAAGAACAGGCCAGACTTAAGTGTGTTGATCAAACAAAAAGATTCAGCTGTTCTTTTTATGAAGTCGCTTAAGTTTTTTGTTTACttgatcttttctttctagttttgttaccgGGAGGCACTACGCGTGTGCGAAGAACGAACGATAGCAATCCCATACAATTGACACATAAACCATTGTACCACACGCACAACACCATACTAACATGGCTGCAAGAGATTGAGCAGATTTTCTTTAACTTCACATCACCTGGAGGCTAGAGCAAGTACAACCGTTGAACATAATATGGACAGCTAGATGATATAGGGGCTTTCGCAAATTTttcattggtttttttaaattacaaGGATGTCATTAGAATTACAgttgtaatgatattttttaattttttagtgacAATTTTACAATATCGTTTCGAATCAATTGTCCCTGTGTAAAAAAAAGACCTACAAGAGATAAAAGCCCAATAGAGAAAAACTAATAGAGGTAGGCTCTAATAACTTacataccaaaaattttcttttactcACCCCATATGCCGAGTGGTCACCGGCTCACCCCACCCTTTATATTTTATGCCAAGGGTCAATGTTAACACAAGAATCTAGTAATCTTAGTTGACCTATGGTTTATAGGTCGAGAAAATTAAACACAAGCCACAAATAATTATGGGTGAGATTTTTATACTTGTACCATTAGTGCATAAAAATGAAGGCGTcaaaagagagatgaaataaaaatccaaattagTTACAGAATTAAAttctataataatttaaaataggCTAAAAGCCTGCCAATCAGAAGCCTACGATCGATAATCGAGCCACCAAGTCTATGGAACATCTGTTAATACTGATTTACGTGTCCAAACAATTCTAATAGCCATCGATGACGTTCAGAATAGAGCACCGGGGAGATCTGAACGAGGACTcttgaaaattaaattcagTAGTCCATGCACAAACAAGAATACGAccacgatttttttttatttttaaaacctttttaacaataattttattactaaacctccggaaaaatatttccaccgcATGAACCAACATTGGCGTGGCCAAACGGTTTGCCACGTCATTGTTGGTGATgtggcagcattgtcttgccatgGCAATGAAAATGGCGTGGCAAGAATGTCATGCCATGTCATGCCCGAACAACCggcgtggcagcgttgtcttgccacgccacccgtactggtgtggccaaaaggtttagttttgaaaatattttttctggaggtttaacaataaaattatttcttaaaaaggtttagaaaataaaaaaaatttctgcgACCACACGGCTGAAGTTCAACTCTGAACGAAGTTCAGTTCAGCTCTGAACAAGCAGACTTCGGCAATAAATTCAGTGGCTAGTCTATGTAGGAAGAATATGACCACACGGTTGATCAAGAGTTAGTAATTAGGAAATGAACAAATAGCATGAAATGTCAACTTCCTGGCTGTTCAAAAAGGTGATCCTGCATTGCTTATCCGGTTCTCTAGGTTTGGCATGTGGCGATCACTTTGACAGAAAAGTGTTTACAAAGTAATGCATCTAATATCATGATTATTTAGAGAGTGAATTACATGTTGGGTTGCCTATTTTCATCAATGTTGCATATTGGATCAGGACATATTGGTATTTTTACTTTGGGTCAGATAACTTGTCTGTTGAGCGCCATATCTGCTTGAGCTCACTTTTCTCggaaattttgacattttggtcattttcaaaaacttatttacaaatagacctctaaaaaaaatttattgcataaatgaatattttttattggcgtcgtcgttgtcgccAAGACGGCGCCAGTGACGTTGGCACAATCCTTTGGCGATATGAACATAACATTATCACTTAGATGATGGCGTCAATACAACGACGACGTCAATGATGTCTATTTGTGCACTAAGTTTTTTCAAgtgtctatttataaaataagttttttaaaaggacaaaaatattaaaattgctGCAATTTTCTTGCATACAGAGCTGCTGAACCAAGCatcgctgctgccgctgccgccgccggccgcggaaTGTGTGCCGGCGATGagtgcaatttttttaaaaaaatgaatttcttttagtttttaattttaaaactgaactctcacaaaattaatttttagatttgaaAACCTTTGGGCACGCAATCCTTCCTTTCATGGCTAAATAGAACATTGTGGCGCTAGTTtaggaggtgattgtttgggcatttcatagaaaaaaaccaaatgacgtattctaaaacgaaaaaaaattgtaaataaaaattttatagacgTATACTTAgtgacctaaaagtcaatgctgaaaaataaactttcataaaaaaatctaaaatcaaatctaaatttaagattgaaaatttaaattatgtcttataagtataaagataaacgaaaagatgtaTGATATGATCTAATAATGTCCTTCTCCCATGCCAACCATCATGGTGTGTCAATGTTATCTAGCCATGCTAGTATCTTATGTAGTCTTAGGAACATTGTCACACCAATATGACGTGACAAaagattcaaatttgaaaataaactttactttagttttaaaattaaaaaatataagttcaaaaaataataaaaattctgATTGGTGCTAAGATCGGGACTTAGCAAGTACTGCCATCCCATACTCCCATCGGGGAAGTACTCCCCTGATATTCATAAAACATTCAATAATAGATTGCTATTTTGTAGCAAGTGTGTTTACCTCACGTGGAGAAGAACGCTGGATAGAGAAGAGATTTAGATGATGTTTAGATccagggatttttttaagtcctttgtcacatcgaatgtttgaatgttaattaggagtattaaatatagactgataataaaactaattgtataaataaatactattttattagacaagttttttaagcctaattaagtcacgattagcaaatgtttactgtagcatcacgttcgctaattatgaactaattaggctcaatagatttgtctcgcgaaatagtccagagtatgatgtggattttattaatagtctatatttaatacttctaattagtgtctaaacattcgatgtgataatggcttaaaaaaatcctatagtATCAAACAGGGTCTTAATCGTAGAGTCTTAtcgttttgtttatgcttatacttatatataagttaaaatttaaacttttaactttaaatttaaagttgattttagaggttttttccaatataatttatttttcaacccttgcttttatatcgctaaaacatgtatataaaagttttacttacaaagtatttttcatttgcaaatatatcgtttgattttttttccatagacAAACCAAACAACAGCACCCGTAGATGAGCTGAGATGGATATCATAGTCCAAACTGAAATCATTTACAAAGTTAACTAGGCCAATGTGCAAAAATTGTACATTTATGCCATGAATTTGCGACAGCCCgagagataactacataactaAAGATTAAGAATGTCAAGAACTCATGTCAAGTAATTCAATTTAACTATGTATGTAAATAGCCTCGTAAGTCAGAACATAATGGAATATACACACAAAGACAgaacaaaatttacatttatGAACATGAAACCCGGTTTAGATACATACAACAGACAGCAACTCAAGGCGAAGgaataaaacaaaagagaaggGCACCAAAACTTCTGGATCTGGCGTATATCTCACTATTTCTCAAAGTATATCCTAAGGCTGTACAAAGGCTTGTATCTGTATGTACGTAAGTATAGACAATTTGATGGCTAGGGGGTCCGAGGAGTGCGCGGAGAGCAAGGCATTCTTACTGGCGAGAACACCACCGTGAGGGGAGCATGGTCTGAAAGGCTGTAATTCTCAGGCCACATGCCCTTCTCTACTTCTGGGGGGAAGAGAACAGCTTCCTTCACAGTAAAGCCAAAGGCTTCGTCGTTCGCCTCAAACGTGACAAGGCTTCCATCGGAGATGTCAATTTCGgtatcctcctcctcctcttggcTGCAGCATGTAGGGCTCCAGATGCATCGCTACAGAGTTCAACAAACATTGTAAATGTATTACAGATCGGCTATATGAAAATTCACGGCTTGGATATTTTGGGATGTTCCGACTTGAGGTGATCATGGATTAAAATTACAACAAATGCAAGTTTATTTCTCACGTTAAACTAAGGCAAATAACGCTAATCATGTTACCATGTATCTCTCTGGTAACGAAAAGTTTTACTGAAGAAACATGGACAAATGCTCGAGCAATTCAAACACAATATATTACCAACGAATGAAAGTTTTACTGAAGAAAGATGGAGAACTATTGTTTCAGTTAAGGCAGAATCTCCAGCAAAAATATTACACTAGGAATTACCTGAAATTCTTTGTAGTCAACAACACCATCACCATCATGGTCAGCTTCACTCCATAGATCTTTAATTTCTTCAGAATTTAGACGATCAGGATGGACCATTCCTAACTGCATTCACTATAAGATCAGCACCTGTCCTCTCTGGAGGTATTTCAGTTACGCACATAACAATACATCATAATAGTTAATACCTGACAAAGTGCCTGGCAGAAGCTTGAATATGAGATGTGATCATCAGGACTGTCAGCCTTGAGGAGTGCGAATGCATTTTCCTCTGAAAGGGATGCTACTTGGAGGAGAAGATACTggggaaaaaaatgcatttctTAGATCGTGgtgataattaaataagagatCAGCAGACTGTATTTTTAATGGTCTGGCATGTTCATCGAGGTCAacttctattttatattagaagtaacatgcatattttttagtgaGGCAGTGATCATGTTGCTTACCTTGATGATACCAAAGACAGCTTCATTCCAGCTAGTTTTCAGGGGTTTCCTCGACTTATTTGGATTGAGAAGCCATATGAAATCAACTCCACAGATGTTTCCTCTATGATTCCGATGACTCACCCACTGTGGTAATGAAGGTGCAAATGGCAAAAGTTAGGATCGAACCGTATCATCAATGCACTTATGCATAATACGTATTGCTGGGCTAAACCAACATTAAATGAAAGATTGGTAACATAAGATAACTCTAGTTACCTTGTGTGCATCTTCTTCGCTATCACTGTACTGATGAGCAGTGTCGTACGACGAAACAAAGCCCTGCGAACGGAGGAACTTGTAAACTTGCCCACGTTTACTTCCATTCCAATCACTGTAACAGATATATCAGGTTAAAATGTTACTATCCATTTCTGTGGCTAACATTGAAGGTTGTTAAAAGTTAGTGAGTATACTGCATACTCACCCACATAGGATGATCGGCATTGGACCAAGTTTATGTTCTTCCTGATAAGCTTCTATGTATTGAAGTATCTTATATACCTACCAGCCACataatttttcagttgttAGAATTCAGACCGAGTTTTCTATTGGTGCTCATTTGAACAACCAGAACATCGATACAAACCTGCTTCAGCCGAACTATTGAAAGGCTGTGGTCATGAGGGAACAGCAAATGGGTATTCACAATGAGACTCTGTTGTTGGACACAGCTGCTGCTTCGGTTCTGACAGAAAGGCATTGCTGATTCGACATGCAACAGCTGAGCAACTCTATCTCCAAAATCATTGAAGAGCAGCTCCCGGTAGTTCAGGACATGGAAGTAGTTCTTGTGTACAGCAGTCAGAAGACCTGAGCAGGAGAAGACATATTTTCAGAGGAACGTTGAACAGAAGGAtcatgtcaaaaattttaagtgGTTGGAATGATGTTGAAAACAAGGTTACCAACTCAAATTTGCCTATGTGCTTtgttcaaataatttaattaaaaaacgcTCGGTTGTTTTAAATGTTCCTATGACAACTATTATATCCATCGATATCAGGTACATTGGACATGATGATTATCGGAATATTTTAGATATGCTGCTCAGTAATacggaaaatgaaaaaaatatgcatcacAGTGTAATGATAATCATGAACGACATCGACATCAAAGGCATTCAGCAAAAGAAATAATCAACGTCGGCATGGATGCACTTTAAGGTTATGATGACAAGAACTGAAAGGGACAGGCACAAAAGCCGATTTGGAGTCGCCTTTGTTCATACAGACATCCCTTAACTAATTTCTAGCTAATGTTATGTTCTGGTTCAGATTGGTTCTCCTGAGGCACACAACGTGGAGATAATTTATACTGATATCCACCTCACAACAACCATCTGGACGGAGAAGCCCAGATGGACAATGGCAGGACGACAACAACACACATTCGCCTACATGGTCCATACAGCAAGATCTTTTTTCCCCCTCATTCTACCAAGCTGAAATGGGTAAAGGGACTCACCGTCTCCACGATTGTTGGTGCGCGCGAGCTTGAACAGACTGTAATTCGCATCCCCCAACCGCTTCTCATACATGTCGACCAGCTCATCGTTTCCCAGCCACACCTCCTGTAGCAAAGTCAAAACAATCACATCCATATATTTTCTCGCTACGAGCAAATCCAATTATCCCGATGGCCAAATTGCTGAAGAAATTGGTTAGTTCCCCTCACCTGCAGGCAGATGATGGAGGAGCAATCGGCGAGAAGGCGATCGATGATCTTCTCGTTGCGGCTGAACCAGTAAGCCCTGTACTGGCTCTCCCTGCAATTCTGGCCCaatgccaccaccaccaccaccgtcagTTCACCAGTCCAACAAATCCCCCCAAAACTGAGGCGAATTCACAACAACACCA
It encodes the following:
- the LOC102714129 gene encoding uncharacterized calcium-binding protein At1g02270, whose product is MTKKQRREAAARRRREHQQGREQRPHHHHHHHHHRRRPLLLPPRDERCVSCTTFNILAPIYKRMDSENCRESQYRAYWFSRNEKIIDRLLADCSSIICLQEVWLGNDELVDMYEKRLGDANYSLFKLARTNNRGDGLLTAVHKNYFHVLNYRELLFNDFGDRVAQLLHVESAMPFCQNRSSSCVQQQSLIVNTHLLFPHDHSLSIVRLKQVYKILQYIEAYQEEHKLGPMPIILCGDWNGSKRGQVYKFLRSQGFVSSYDTAHQYSDSEEDAHKWVSHRNHRGNICGVDFIWLLNPNKSRKPLKTSWNEAVFGIIKYLLLQVASLSEENAFALLKADSPDDHISYSSFCQALCQLGMVHPDRLNSEEIKDLWSEADHDGDGVVDYKEFQRCIWSPTCCSQEEEEDTEIDISDGSLVTFEANDEAFGFTVKEAVLFPPEVEKGMWPENYSLSDHAPLTVVFSPVRMPCSPRTPRTP